The following proteins come from a genomic window of Paramisgurnus dabryanus chromosome 19, PD_genome_1.1, whole genome shotgun sequence:
- the pithd1 gene encoding PITH domain-containing protein 1 isoform X2 — protein sequence MKAETETVNLFSSRGINALTGRRYQFVESDADEELLFNIPFTGNVKLKGIIISGEDDESHPAEIRLFKNIPQMSFDDTSREPDQAFRLNRDPLAELEYPTKIARFSNVQQLSIHISHNFGAESTRVFYIGLRGEYSEAHRHEITICNYEAAANPADHKVETITPQTQFIS from the exons ATGAAAGCCGAGACGGAGACGGTAAACTTGTTTTCAAGCCGTGGGATCAACGCACTGACAGGACGAAGGTACCAA TTTGTTGAAAGTGATGCTGATGAGGAACTTCTGTTCAATATACC GTTTACAGGTAATGTGAAGCTGAAAGGAATCATTATTTCTGGAGAAGATGATGAGTCACACCCAGCTGAAATAAGACT ATTCAAGAACATACCCCAGATGTCATTTGATGACACAAGCAGAGAACCAGATCAAGCATTTCGCCTTAACAGGGATCCATTGGCTGAACTGGAGTATCCAACCAA AATTGCCAGATTCTCCAATGTGCAGCAGTTATCTATTCACATATCTCATAACTTTGGGGCTGAATCCACTCGTGTGTTTTATATTGGACTACGTGGAGAGTATTCAGAG gcTCACAGACATGAAATTACAATCTGTAACTATGAAGCAGCAGCCAACCCAGCAGATCACAAAGTGGAGACTATAACCCCGCAGACACAGTTCATATCATGA